The DNA window TGGATGTGATCTACCTGACCGTGGATATGGATGTGCTGGATATGGCCGATGCGCCCGGCGCTCCGGCTGCCACCCCGGGGGGCATGCGCACGGATGAGCTGTTTGAACTGGTGCTTCAGGCCGGACAGCATGATAAAGTACAGGCGATGGATATCGTTTGCCTGGATCCCCACAAGGATGTGCGCCAGGTGACGGTGAAAGCCGGGGTGTATGTTATGTTGACGTTTTTAACAGGATTTATGCTGAGGAAACAACACAACAGGATATGACAAAAATAACATAGCATCCATTTTAAGCCACATGAACCGAACAGAGCCATTTGCTCTGTTCAGCAACAAAAATGTCTGAAAAATACCAAAACTCATAACAGGAGGTTGAAACGAAGATGGCGATGAATGAAATGAATGTAGGCCAGGAGCATAAGCCCCTTCAGCCTGCTCAACAAACGGCACGGCTCAAGTTCTGGATCACTTTTTTGCTGGGCATGTTTTTCTTCCTGATCCCTTTGAAAGTGTCCGGCAATTGGACCATTGCCTTTGATGTGGTGGTCAGCTGGATACGTACCAACGCACCGGGGTTAGTCGCCCTGTATTGTCTGCTCATCATCTGTATTTCGGCGCTGTTAAGTGTGTTGGCTGTTTTACAGCAACAGCAAAAAATCCGTTTAAGCATGGATTTATCGTATTTTGCCACCAAACCTGCATTTTTGGGCTTTCGTGTGCTGGGGGCCGTGTTTGCTGCTCTGATCTATTTCACCATTGGACCTGACTGGTTCTTGTCTCCGGGGGCGGGAGGACTGATGTTTAACACTTTGGTTGCTTCTGTTGCCATGATTGTGCCCATTGGAGCGATATTTATCACTTTGTTTGTTGCGTTTGGCGGATTGGAGTTTATCGGTACTCTGGCCCGTCCGCTGATGCGGCCGCTGTTTAAAGTGCCGGGACGTTCAGCGTTGGATGCCGTTGCATCTTTTGTGGGCAGCTACTCCGTGGGCATCTATGTAACTAATAAAATGTATCTGCAGGGACGTTATTCGGCCAGGGAAGCGACCATTATCGCCACTTGCTTTTCAACGGTCAGCATCGGCTTTTTTGCTGTAGTGGCCAACACGCTAGAGTTATTGGGTCATTTTCCACTGATCTTTTTCTCGACTTTGTTGGTCAGTGCCATTTTAGCTTTTATTCTGGTGCGCATTCCGCCTCTATCGCGCCTTCCAGATGAATATGTGGGAGAACCAAAGCCGGAAGAGGAGCGTACTGAACAGTCTATTCTTAAACAAGCGGTAGAAGCCGGAGTGAAGCAGGCGGCCCAATCAAGCGCCGTGCATAAAGAATTGGCACAGGGATTTGTGGATGGCTTGAAATTGTCTATGGTCATTCTTCCTTCTATTTTGTCTATTGGCTTACTGGCCATTTTGCTGGCCAATCATACCCCCTTGTTTACTTGGCTGGGAAAGCCCATGGAACCGCTTCTGGCCCTGTTGGGCTTGCCTGATGTGCATATTTTGGCTCCGGCCACGTTAATCGGCATCACGGAAATGTTCTTGCCAGCTTTGCTTGTCACAGAAGCGGCTGTAGCCGGCAAGTTTTTTATCGCTGTTTTGTCGCTCAGTCAGATTTTGTTCTTCTCAGCTGTTATCCCTTTGTTGCTAGAGGTGGATATTCCAATTAAATTGCGTCATATATTGGTTTTGTTTGTGCTGAGAACCTTGATTGCTATGCCGATTATTGCCGCCATTACCCACCTGTTCTTTTAAAATATTCACGCGCGGCTGTCTCATCTGGATGAGGCAGCCCTTTTTGTAAGCTGACATGGGTGCACTCCAAGTAAATTAGAAATTAGAATGTCCAGTCTTTTGTTCGCGTTTTAAAATCGCTTGAATTCGTCAGCATTCGTCCCCATTGGCGTCTTGATTTCGTGTAAACTGATATAATAAAAATAAAGAGGTGATTTAAGATGGCAGTCGATCCATCCACATTCAATGTTTCTTTACCGAAAGAATTAAAAGATTTTATTGAATACACGGATGCTGGAGAAGACCTTGAGGAAAAGGTGAAAATTTCGCTAGTCATTGGGTTGTGGGCCAGTAAAAAAATAACCTTGGCTCGTGCAGCTCAGTTAGCAGGAAAAACATTAAGTGATTTTATTGACATCCTCCGCGCCAATGATTTGCACTGGATGAACTATTCGGAAACTGAATGGCGAGAAGATGAGCGAGTCATTCGAGAACTAACCAAGGACGATGAGGAACGGGCATGAAACAAATAGTGGCAAACGCAACACCTATCATCGCATTATCCATGATTGGCAAACTAGATTTGCTTGGTGAGTTGTTTGATGAAATCATCGTCCCCCAAGCGGTTTATGATGAAATCATGGCCGGAAAGGGGCACCGTGCCTATGGAAAAGCGGAACTTAAATACGCTATAGATCATTGCAACATAAAGATTTATCAAGTGAAAAACCAAACTATGGTGCAGGAAATGTTTGGCCGACTTCATAAAGGTGAACTTGAAACAATTGTGAGTGCAAAAGAGTTGAAAATACCCTATGTACTGATTGATGAGCCTGATGCGAGAAAATTAGCTAACACCTTGCTTCTGAAACCGATAGGGACCGTTGGATTTCTGTCTCTTGCCAAGCAAAAAGGTAAAATGCAAGTATTAAAACCTTGCCTTGATGAATTAATAGCTAAGGGCTTTAGACTTTCAAAGCCATTATATAAAAAGGTACTGAATAGTGTTGGAGAATCTGTATATGGTCAATAGTTTAGCTCTCATTTGCTGATGCCATGTTGGTTGGCTGGAAGAAAGCCTGTAAGATGTAAAACTATCCAGGGCTGTTTCACCCGCTTGAGGCAGCCCTGTTTTTCTAGTTATCTTTTGTTCTGGTAAAGGTTCCAGACGAATGCCTGTGGAAAAAACTACATCATTGTATATAAAAAATACCCGGCGTACACCCGAGCAACTTATCAATCCCCCTTTAAAAATTTCCAATGCTATCACAGTTTCATCCCCATAAATATCCCCGTAGATGATTTTGGCCAAACGTTCTTCTTCCCATGAAGTTTTCATTTCTTCGTCCATATCCCATTCTTCATTGATGTGCTGTTCAATCTGTTGCGCCTCAGATAAGCCTGGGCTACAGCCCGCTTCGAGACCAAATAGGAGTATTACTTTACAAGTTAATAATTTCGTCATGCTAACCCACCCACCTCTTTTAGAGGGGTGACTTAACCAACCACAGGTTCTGGCTGCGTATCCAGGCACATTTATGTTAGCATATTTATTAAAATTTTGTTAGTGATAGTTGCAGGGATTTGAGTACCAGATTCGTCTGTATAAACAGAAACCCATACTAGAAATGTTCAGGTGCATCTTGCTGAGCACTAAGCAGAACGGGCAGTGATGCATTGACAGGGTGGCCGAAAGCGTTTACGATTAAGATAGAAATGTTTGATGAGAGGTAAGGAAGCGAGCCAATGAAAGAGGAGTCGCATGAGCTTAAACGCAGGTAGAAGAATCGGTAAATATGCCCTGCAGCTTGTTTTACTGGAGGGCGATGAACAGTCCCTCTTGATTGACCGTATTGAGCAATTAGGATTTAAGTGCTGTTACGGTCATGTCGGGGCGATGGATACGCAAAAAATTGTGGCTGCTATCGAAACAACGAGTAAAAAACATGGACTGATTCAAACCGGGCTATACCGTGAATCCCATGCCTTATATCACGCCATTATGGAAGCCCTGTATGGGGTGACCCGGGGGCAGGTGCAGCTGGGAGCGGTGCTGCGCACTGTAGGTTTAAGTTTTTCAGTCGTGCGCGGCCGGCCCTATGTCACTCAAGCAGAAGGCGACTGGATCGCCGTCGCTTTGTATGGAACCATCGGGGCCCCGGTCAAGGGCCTGGAGCATGAAACGGTTGGTTTGGGAATCAATCATATTTAAGTTTAAGGATGTCATTTGAGCTTACATTGATCAGTACAGTGCATCTGGATGCTGACCCTTCTGGATTCCGACACTTAAGAGAAAATTGAATCTGTGACAGCCCAGAGCGAGCAGTTGTCAGGGGGCTATATCGGACAGATCTGTCTGTGCAGATGTGTCCGGTGTAGCCTCCTTTTGTTTTTTAACAGATACCAAGTTTAACAAAAGGAGGAGACGGGCATGATCGTTCTTGATGGTCATTCTTTAACGCTGGAACAAGTGGCTAAGGTGGTTGATGAAGGAGAAATGGTCACCGCCTCACCTGCCAGTATTGAACGGGTCAAAGCCAGCCAGCGGGAAGTGGAAAAGATTGTGGAGGAAGAGCAGGTGGTGTATGGCATCACGACCGGCTTTGGCAAGCTGAGCGATGTCTATATTCAGAAAGAGGATGTGGAAACACTGCAATACAACCTTATTCGCAGCCATGCCTGCGGGGTGGGGGAACCATTCCCGGAACAGGTGAGCCGTGCCATGTTGTTACTCAGAGCCAACGCTTTGCTCAAAGGCCATTCCGGGGTGCGGCCTGAAGTGATTGAGCAACTGCTCACATTGTTAAACCGTCACATCCATCCCGTGATTCCGCAGCAGGGATCATTGGGAGCCAGCGGCGATCTGGCACCCCTTTCCCATCTTGCCCTGGTGTTAATCGGTGAAGGAAAGGTGTTTTACAAAGGAAAGATCGCAGCGACCCGGGACGTGTTCCAGGAAGAAGGGATTGATCCGCTGCGCTTATCAGCCAAAGAAGGATTGGCTTTAATCAATGGCACCCAGGCCATGACAGCGCTGGGGGTGATGGCTTATTTGGAAGCGGAGAAATTGGCTTATCAGGTGGAAGCCATTGCTGCGCTAACCTTTGAGGCCTTGCGCGGGGTCGTTGATGCCTTTGAACCGGAGATTCATGAAGCGAGGGGTTATCCGGAACAGATTGAAGTGGCCAGGCGCATGCGCATGTTTTTACAAGGGAGCAAGCTTGTGACCAGACAAGGACAATTGCGTGTACAGGATGCTTATACGCTGCGTTGTATTCCTCAGGTTCATGGGGCCACCTGGCAAACGTTAAATTATGTTAAAGATAAGCTGCAGATTGAGATTAATGCCGCTACAGACAATCCCCTTATTTTTAAGGATGGAAAAGTCCTGTCTGGCGGCAACTTCCATGGACAGCCCATTGCCTTGGCCATGGATTATTTGGGGATTGCCATGGCTGAGTTGGCCAACATCTCCGAACGGCGCATTGAACGGCTGGTTAATCCCCAGTTAAGCGGTTTGCCGCCCTTCTTAAGTCCGCAACCTGGTCTGCAATCAGGAGCGATGATCCTGCAGTACACTGCAGCTTCGCTTGTCTCTGAAAACAAAACCCTGGCTCATCCCGCCAGTGTAGACTCTATTCCCTCCTCAGCCAATCAGGAGGACCATGTCAGCATGGGCACCACAGCTGCCAGACACGCCTATGCGATCATCACCAACGTCAGAAGGGTGCTGGCGATCGAGCTGATCTGTGCCCTGCAGGCGGTAGAATTTAACAATCCTGATGCATTGGCTCCCCGCACCTATGCCATTTACAAGGCAGGAAGAGAGATTGTGCCGCCCATCAGGCAAGACCGGGTGCTGTCCGAAGATATCGAACGGCTGAATTTGTGGTTAAAAAAAGGAACGTGGACACATTTGCTGGGCGAAAGTAACGTGTCTGTTTGCTGATTATTCGTCAATGTAGTGAGGGGGGACCATCCAGCAAAATGGTCTCCTCTTGTGTTCTGGCAGTGGGATTGTCAAGGTTTTAATGTTATTGACGGAATAAACATATAATTTATAAAATTAATACATAATAGGTGAAGGAGGCATAACCATGTCCCTGGTTGAAGAGGTGTTAAGGGAGCAGCAGGGAAAGGCAGGGCCTTTTTCAGATAAGGATATAGGGACGACCATGCTGGCCCCTGGCTACCGGGTCGATTTGCGCAACCCACAGGGCCGGGAGCTGGACAAATTTATCAAGGCCAACCAGGTCTCAGACTGGTCAATTCTGACGTGGAGAGAGGTTGGTAAGCCGTATCAGGTGAACATGATGTCCCGCGACCGCAAAGCATGGGAAAAAGAACATCAGCAAGAGATGCCCCTTAAAACTTCGTGGGCATATTTTAACCGTCATTTCCACCAGTGGTTTGTCAAAGATGTGCCGGAAGAATTACAAAAAACCAGGCAAGAGGTTAAAACTTATCTGAGCCGCTTTAAGGTCAAGCAGGTGGTTCAGGCACTGGGGGACGTGATGCGCCTGTCGTTGTGGAACTATGTGCACCGGGTGGAGGATGCCATCTGGGACCCCCGGGGCAAACGGGCACTTTTTGAAGGATTGGATGTGCAAAAGCCAAGGATTTTGTTTTTGGGAGCGGCAGAAGGATACGAAGCCATGCAGCTGTATGCCATGTACCCTGGCGGTGAAGTGGTGCTCGTTGACTATGATGAATTTTGTAAAACGGACCGCTTCGGCCAATTTCCGGAAACCTATCCTTTTTTGGGGACCAACCCGGCCACGGGAAGTCCCAAGGTATGGTACAAACACGAGATGAATATTGAGTATCTTGTGGAGGATATTCGCAACCTTCCCTTTGGCAAGGAGTTTGATATTGTGATCAGCGTGGGCCTCTTGGAACATTTTCCGGACGAGTATAAGCCAATGGTGCTGGAGTGGCATCGTCAATTTTTAAAACCGGGCGGCTATGCGCTTATGACCACGCCCCGTGACCAGGTGCGTTCCAGACTGTTTTACATGATTATGGCCGATGTGATGAATCATACCTACCGGGAGTTGATGACCATTCGACAGATGGGGCTGTATGTGTATGAAGGAGGCTTTAACATTTTGCGCCACGGCTTTATTAAAGCCCATAACGGCATTGTAGCCCAACCGCGCTGAGAAGGATACTGGCAGCTGTCCAACATTGTGCCTGTTAAGGGGATCGATGGATTCGATCCTCTTTAATATTTGCTCAAATCAAAGGAATGGCTGGTGGCTGGTTGCTTTTTCTGGTGTACAAAACGGGGGTGATCTAGTAAACTATAAAAATGTGTGCCCTTTATTTTAGCTCGATAAAGTGCTAAAGAAGCAGAGAATTAAAGGGGGAAGCTTTTTTGCTTAATGGTGTGGTGATCTCTATCCTTGTCCTCATCGTATTAAGTTTATTACGGATCAACGTCATCCTGGCCTTATTAGCTGCAGCCATCACGGCTGGCTTGGTAAGTGGACTTTCCCTGCAAGAGACGGTTGAAACATTAGTCTCAGGGATGGGCGGACAAGCCAATACGGCCTTGAGTTACATTCTGCTAGGGATGTTTGCCGCAGCGGTCAGTATGACGGGTATCACTGAGTTGCTCGTACGGCGGTTGCTGCAATTCTTAAAAGGAAAAAAGGGAATGTTGCTGCTCACCATCGCCGCTGTGGCCAGTTTATCCCAGAATGTGGTCCCTGTGCATATTGCCTTTATTCCCATTTTGATTCCTCCCTTGTTGCATCTGTTTGACCAACTAAAAATAGACCGGCGGGGTGTGGCTTCAGCCTTGACCTTTGGCTTAAAAGCTCCTTACATCATGGTTCCGGCAGGCTATGGCCTAATTTTCCACGGGATTATTGCCGATGAAATGACCCGTAACGGGATGGCTGTTGCTGTTGGTGACATTCCTTTAGCCATGTTGATTCCGGGGTTAGGGATGGTGGTGGGCCTGTTGGTCGCGATTTTCTTCACTTACCGTCGTGAGCGGGGTTATGCCTCGGACAGCACGAATGCTTGGCCAGGTACGCCGGAGCAAGAAGAGGTGCACTTTTCATTCCGGCATGGACTGACCATTACGGCCATCATTGCTGCTTTTGGGGTTCAAATTGTGACCCAGTCCCTTGTGCTTGGGGCTCTTACCGGACTCACCATCATGTTTGTGGCCGGCGTAGTGCGTTTACAAGATGGGGATGAACTGGCCAACCAAGGCATTCGCATGATGGGGATGATTGCTTTTGTCATGCTCATTTCCTCCGGATATGCAACTATTTTAAAAGAGACTGGCGCGGTGGACGGTCTTGTGGCCGCCACAGCGGAGGTGATGGGTACCAATCCATTGTTGATTGCCATTGTGTTCTTAGCCGTCGGCCTGTTGGTCACCATGGGGATCGGAACATCTTTTGGCACAGTGCCTATTCTG is part of the Caldalkalibacillus uzonensis genome and encodes:
- the hutP gene encoding hut operon transcriptional regulator HutP, translating into MSLNAGRRIGKYALQLVLLEGDEQSLLIDRIEQLGFKCCYGHVGAMDTQKIVAAIETTSKKHGLIQTGLYRESHALYHAIMEALYGVTRGQVQLGAVLRTVGLSFSVVRGRPYVTQAEGDWIAVALYGTIGAPVKGLEHETVGLGINHI
- a CDS encoding Na+/H+ antiporter family protein encodes the protein MLNGVVISILVLIVLSLLRINVILALLAAAITAGLVSGLSLQETVETLVSGMGGQANTALSYILLGMFAAAVSMTGITELLVRRLLQFLKGKKGMLLLTIAAVASLSQNVVPVHIAFIPILIPPLLHLFDQLKIDRRGVASALTFGLKAPYIMVPAGYGLIFHGIIADEMTRNGMAVAVGDIPLAMLIPGLGMVVGLLVAIFFTYRRERGYASDSTNAWPGTPEQEEVHFSFRHGLTITAIIAAFGVQIVTQSLVLGALTGLTIMFVAGVVRLQDGDELANQGIRMMGMIAFVMLISSGYATILKETGAVDGLVAATAEVMGTNPLLIAIVFLAVGLLVTMGIGTSFGTVPILAALYVPLCTAAGFSPLATAALIGTAAAIGDAGSPVSDSTLGPTAGLNADGRHDHIWDTCVPTFIHYNIPLFIFGVIAALVL
- the hutH gene encoding histidine ammonia-lyase; the encoded protein is MIVLDGHSLTLEQVAKVVDEGEMVTASPASIERVKASQREVEKIVEEEQVVYGITTGFGKLSDVYIQKEDVETLQYNLIRSHACGVGEPFPEQVSRAMLLLRANALLKGHSGVRPEVIEQLLTLLNRHIHPVIPQQGSLGASGDLAPLSHLALVLIGEGKVFYKGKIAATRDVFQEEGIDPLRLSAKEGLALINGTQAMTALGVMAYLEAEKLAYQVEAIAALTFEALRGVVDAFEPEIHEARGYPEQIEVARRMRMFLQGSKLVTRQGQLRVQDAYTLRCIPQVHGATWQTLNYVKDKLQIEINAATDNPLIFKDGKVLSGGNFHGQPIALAMDYLGIAMAELANISERRIERLVNPQLSGLPPFLSPQPGLQSGAMILQYTAASLVSENKTLAHPASVDSIPSSANQEDHVSMGTTAARHAYAIITNVRRVLAIELICALQAVEFNNPDALAPRTYAIYKAGREIVPPIRQDRVLSEDIERLNLWLKKGTWTHLLGESNVSVC
- a CDS encoding YjiH family protein — its product is MAMNEMNVGQEHKPLQPAQQTARLKFWITFLLGMFFFLIPLKVSGNWTIAFDVVVSWIRTNAPGLVALYCLLIICISALLSVLAVLQQQQKIRLSMDLSYFATKPAFLGFRVLGAVFAALIYFTIGPDWFLSPGAGGLMFNTLVASVAMIVPIGAIFITLFVAFGGLEFIGTLARPLMRPLFKVPGRSALDAVASFVGSYSVGIYVTNKMYLQGRYSAREATIIATCFSTVSIGFFAVVANTLELLGHFPLIFFSTLLVSAILAFILVRIPPLSRLPDEYVGEPKPEEERTEQSILKQAVEAGVKQAAQSSAVHKELAQGFVDGLKLSMVILPSILSIGLLAILLANHTPLFTWLGKPMEPLLALLGLPDVHILAPATLIGITEMFLPALLVTEAAVAGKFFIAVLSLSQILFFSAVIPLLLEVDIPIKLRHILVLFVLRTLIAMPIIAAITHLFF
- a CDS encoding DUF3368 domain-containing protein; this translates as MKQIVANATPIIALSMIGKLDLLGELFDEIIVPQAVYDEIMAGKGHRAYGKAELKYAIDHCNIKIYQVKNQTMVQEMFGRLHKGELETIVSAKELKIPYVLIDEPDARKLANTLLLKPIGTVGFLSLAKQKGKMQVLKPCLDELIAKGFRLSKPLYKKVLNSVGESVYGQ
- a CDS encoding class I SAM-dependent methyltransferase, with the protein product MSLVEEVLREQQGKAGPFSDKDIGTTMLAPGYRVDLRNPQGRELDKFIKANQVSDWSILTWREVGKPYQVNMMSRDRKAWEKEHQQEMPLKTSWAYFNRHFHQWFVKDVPEELQKTRQEVKTYLSRFKVKQVVQALGDVMRLSLWNYVHRVEDAIWDPRGKRALFEGLDVQKPRILFLGAAEGYEAMQLYAMYPGGEVVLVDYDEFCKTDRFGQFPETYPFLGTNPATGSPKVWYKHEMNIEYLVEDIRNLPFGKEFDIVISVGLLEHFPDEYKPMVLEWHRQFLKPGGYALMTTPRDQVRSRLFYMIMADVMNHTYRELMTIRQMGLYVYEGGFNILRHGFIKAHNGIVAQPR
- a CDS encoding UPF0175 family protein, with product MAVDPSTFNVSLPKELKDFIEYTDAGEDLEEKVKISLVIGLWASKKITLARAAQLAGKTLSDFIDILRANDLHWMNYSETEWREDERVIRELTKDDEERA